From the genome of Hymenobacter cellulosilyticus, one region includes:
- a CDS encoding helix-turn-helix domain-containing protein, translated as MQHQEVDPPDALRDTVQDFWYLSRDFHEEHPHWQVVPDGYAEIIFYFGSTCRVATPDGWQLLPSPFLVGLLPQPVLFQAESRIEFLGIKCFPWTVFELLGLLPGKEGVRVLTHPLAQLQAPLAKWLQAGNVAEALAQVAQYFEQAQAQVVQNRLLGQAGRAMRAANGTLPVSLVAAAAQATVRTLERKFKQAVGHTVKDVSGRLRVEQVRRLWLHPTANLAGLAHEFGYADQSHLGREFKRYSGTTPAAFARKAARWQQTVGTDIVAFVLA; from the coding sequence ATGCAGCATCAAGAAGTTGACCCACCCGACGCATTACGGGATACTGTCCAAGACTTTTGGTATCTGAGCCGAGACTTCCACGAAGAGCACCCTCACTGGCAGGTAGTACCCGATGGCTACGCCGAAATCATTTTTTATTTCGGCAGCACCTGCCGCGTGGCCACCCCGGACGGATGGCAGCTGCTGCCCTCGCCGTTTTTGGTGGGGCTGCTGCCGCAACCCGTGCTTTTTCAAGCTGAAAGTCGAATAGAGTTTCTGGGTATCAAGTGCTTTCCCTGGACTGTGTTTGAGCTGCTCGGCCTGCTCCCTGGTAAAGAAGGCGTGCGCGTACTAACGCATCCCCTCGCCCAGTTGCAAGCGCCGTTGGCGAAGTGGCTTCAGGCGGGCAACGTGGCGGAAGCGCTGGCTCAGGTGGCTCAGTATTTCGAGCAGGCGCAAGCGCAGGTGGTTCAGAACCGTTTGCTCGGCCAAGCGGGCCGGGCAATGCGAGCGGCCAACGGTACCCTGCCCGTCAGCCTAGTCGCGGCGGCGGCGCAGGCCACGGTGCGAACCTTGGAGCGCAAGTTCAAGCAAGCGGTGGGCCATACGGTGAAAGACGTGTCGGGGCGACTGCGCGTGGAACAAGTCCGCCGCCTCTGGTTGCACCCCACCGCTAATCTCGCCGGCTTGGCGCACGAGTTCGGTTACGCCGACCAATCCCACCTGGGGCGGGAGTTCAAACGCTACAGCGGCACGACCCCGGCGGCCTTCGCCCGCAAAGCCGCGCGTTGGCAACAAACGG